In Aliarcobacter faecis, a genomic segment contains:
- a CDS encoding potassium channel family protein, whose protein sequence is MSFLTRFKKNFGWEFRATRPQYDLDPIIYSKLKPLRLPLILIQLLMMIGTLGYVYLENYTIMQGIFQAAYTLTNTGFGALNESNFKNETIIFTVFLMIAGFSSLIFAVGIVIDVFTNGNLRELLRERRMLFKIARLRKHFVLCYHNEYTAQVARQFRENHIPFVVVDPSDNIEQIAKENGYPYFVKEEPYKEIAFLKSHLSSAKGAISLSKNISDNITLIASVRLYEKELERTPFLIISNAETLNEKIRLKKLGADKVVATPSLMAKRVSAMAISPDMENILDEFLYKKDSPITMEDLLIKDNSWIVGKSLGELNFRDTLKISVIGITEASGVFVQLPNGDKVIKENSKLLIVGSQRGLSRAKRVLNLTNQPKDI, encoded by the coding sequence ATGAGCTTCTTAACGAGGTTTAAAAAAAATTTTGGCTGGGAATTTAGAGCCACTAGACCTCAATATGATTTAGACCCAATAATTTACTCAAAACTAAAACCTTTACGATTACCTTTAATTCTTATTCAGCTTTTAATGATGATAGGAACATTAGGCTATGTATATCTTGAAAACTATACTATTATGCAAGGAATTTTTCAAGCTGCTTATACTCTTACAAATACTGGTTTTGGAGCATTAAATGAATCAAATTTTAAAAATGAGACTATAATATTCACTGTTTTTTTAATGATTGCTGGTTTTTCAAGTCTTATTTTTGCGGTGGGAATTGTAATTGATGTTTTTACAAATGGTAATTTAAGAGAACTATTAAGGGAGAGAAGAATGCTTTTTAAAATAGCAAGGCTAAGAAAACACTTTGTTTTATGTTATCACAATGAATATACAGCTCAAGTTGCAAGACAGTTTAGAGAAAATCATATACCCTTTGTGGTTGTTGATCCAAGTGATAATATTGAACAAATAGCAAAAGAGAATGGTTATCCATATTTTGTAAAAGAAGAACCATATAAAGAGATTGCATTTTTAAAATCACATTTAAGTTCTGCAAAAGGTGCTATTTCACTATCTAAAAATATCTCAGATAATATTACTTTAATAGCATCTGTTAGGCTTTATGAAAAAGAGCTTGAAAGAACACCTTTTTTGATTATATCTAATGCAGAGACTTTAAATGAGAAAATAAGACTTAAAAAACTTGGAGCAGATAAAGTTGTTGCAACTCCATCTCTTATGGCAAAAAGAGTAAGTGCTATGGCTATAAGTCCTGATATGGAGAATATCTTAGATGAGTTTTTATATAAAAAAGATAGTCCAATAACTATGGAAGATTTATTGATAAAAGATAACTCTTGGATTGTAGGAAAATCTTTAGGAGAGTTAAATTTTCGAGATACTTTAAAAATATCGGTTATTGGAATTACTGAAGCTAGCGGAGTTTTTGTTCAACTACCAAATGGGGATAAAGTAATAAAAGAAAATTCAAAACTTTTAATAGTTGGTTCTCAAAGAGGTTTATCAAGAGCAAAAAGAGTTCTAAATTTAACAAATCAACCAAAGGATATATAA
- the argJ gene encoding bifunctional glutamate N-acetyltransferase/amino-acid acetyltransferase ArgJ, with amino-acid sequence MFTILPIKGFIDQIDGFFCDGIHAGLKPNGNNDLGFIYTKDACTVAAIFTENRFQAAPLKHFLAYEEGFKTNFILINSKNANALTGRKGIEDINTLFSQLNFDLVNPIMSSTGVIGNRLPIEKLLNGAKRFDLSAKNGENLSKAIMTTDAYPKTCMYEVKLENGTSFKIGAVAKGAGMINPNLATMLCFICTDAKVPFEDIKEALNKNKETTFNAISVDGDTSTNDTVMVLANGKSNTYDKDAFSEALRLVMHDMAMLMVADGEGAKKVAAFEVRNAATKEDAMKAAKALSNSLLVKTALFGEDPNFGRIASTIGASQVACDDEKLVISYNDVVVFNKGEICFDAQIEAKAADVLKKDKYKIICDLGLGEESFTAYGCDLGYKYVEINADYRS; translated from the coding sequence ATGTTTACAATTTTACCAATTAAAGGTTTTATAGATCAAATCGATGGATTCTTTTGTGATGGAATCCATGCTGGACTTAAACCAAATGGAAATAATGATTTAGGATTTATCTATACAAAAGATGCTTGTACTGTTGCTGCTATTTTTACTGAAAATAGATTTCAAGCAGCTCCTTTAAAACATTTTTTAGCATATGAAGAGGGATTTAAAACAAACTTTATTTTAATAAATTCAAAAAATGCAAATGCACTAACAGGTAGAAAAGGAATAGAAGATATAAATACTCTTTTTTCACAATTAAATTTTGATTTAGTAAATCCTATTATGAGTAGTACAGGAGTTATAGGGAATAGACTTCCTATAGAAAAACTTCTAAATGGTGCAAAAAGATTTGATTTAAGTGCTAAGAATGGAGAGAATTTATCAAAAGCTATTATGACAACAGATGCTTATCCTAAAACTTGTATGTATGAAGTAAAACTTGAAAATGGAACTTCATTTAAAATTGGAGCAGTTGCAAAAGGTGCTGGAATGATAAATCCAAATTTAGCAACTATGCTTTGTTTTATTTGTACAGATGCAAAAGTACCTTTTGAAGATATAAAAGAGGCATTAAATAAAAATAAAGAGACAACTTTTAATGCTATTTCTGTTGATGGAGATACTTCGACAAATGACACAGTTATGGTTTTAGCAAATGGAAAATCAAATACTTATGATAAAGATGCTTTTAGTGAGGCTTTAAGATTGGTTATGCATGATATGGCTATGTTAATGGTAGCTGATGGAGAAGGAGCTAAAAAAGTTGCAGCTTTTGAAGTAAGAAATGCAGCTACAAAAGAGGATGCTATGAAAGCTGCAAAAGCTTTATCAAACTCTCTTTTGGTTAAAACAGCACTTTTTGGAGAAGATCCAAATTTTGGAAGAATTGCTTCAACAATAGGTGCTTCTCAAGTTGCTTGTGATGATGAAAAATTAGTAATTTCTTATAATGATGTTGTTGTATTTAACAAGGGTGAAATATGTTTTGATGCACAAATTGAAGCAAAAGCAGCAGATGTTTTAAAAAAAGATAAATATAAAATAATTTGTGATTTAGGTTTAGGAGAAGAGAGTTTCACTGCCTATGGTTGTGATTTAGGTTATAAATATGTAGAGATAAATGCAGATTATAGAAGTTAA
- a CDS encoding YdcH family protein produces MLHEHRDAIAELRQKDVHFARVFDKHNDLDHEITNLENAHADQFTIETKKKEKLKLKDEIYSMIVKFKAEK; encoded by the coding sequence ATGCTTCACGAACATAGAGATGCAATAGCTGAATTAAGACAAAAAGATGTACATTTTGCTAGAGTTTTTGATAAACATAATGATTTAGATCATGAAATTACAAACTTAGAGAATGCTCATGCGGATCAATTTACAATTGAGACTAAGAAAAAAGAGAAATTAAAACTTAAAGATGAAATTTACTCTATGATAGTAAAATTTAAAGCTGAAAAATAA
- the gyrA gene encoding DNA gyrase subunit A — translation MENLFENQDIINVNIEDSVKASYLDYSMSVIIGRALPDAKDGLKPVHRRILYAMHDLNVTSKAAYKKSARIVGDVIGKYHPHGDTSVYDALVRMAQSFSMRAPLVDGQGNFGSVDGDNAAAMRYTEARMTRITEEVLRDLDKDTVNFVPNYDDTMKEPAVLPTRVPTLLLNGSEGIAVGMATKIPPHNLGELLDAILYLIDNPEAVAGDLMEFVQGPDFPTGGTIFGRRGIIDAYNTGRGRVRIRAKHHIETRAKKEIIVIDELPYQVNKARLIELIANLAKDKQIEGISEVRDESDREGIRVVIELKKEAMAEIVLNNLYKSTPMETTFGIILLAVYNKEPKVFNLPEILNIFLSHRKTVIIRRTIFDLEKAKARAHILEGLKIAVDNIDEVVRIIRASSNDADAKEKLETRFDLSAIQSQAILDMRLGRLTGLQRDKLEAEYQELMILIAELESILRSEEKLNQIIKDELIEIKEKFSNPRRTEIEDSYDEIDVEDLIPNEPMVVTITHNGYVKRVPIKAYEKQKRGGKGKVAVTTHDDDFIERFFVSNTHDTLMFVTNMGQLYWLKVYKIPEGSRIAKGKAVVNLINLRPDEKIMEIIPTPDFDESKSLVFFTRNGVIKRTSLNEFSNIRSNGVRAIVLDDADEIVTAKIADIETQYIMIFTSLGQCIRFELEKTRDQGRSTRGVRGIKFKIDTDFVVDADVISSEEQEILTVSEKGIGKRTTVEEYRLTNRAGSGVIAMKLSTKTGNIVGEVLVDDTQDLMLLTSIGKMIRVDMQTIRKAGRNTSGVIIVNVDKDDKVVSIAKCPKEDEEIELDENGNVIRYNEDGEIIENEEKDSNLLSLIQNNENIENSEDE, via the coding sequence ATGGAAAACCTTTTCGAAAATCAAGACATTATAAATGTAAATATTGAAGATAGTGTAAAAGCTTCATATTTAGACTATTCAATGAGTGTTATTATAGGACGAGCATTACCTGATGCTAAAGATGGATTAAAACCCGTTCATAGAAGAATCTTGTATGCAATGCATGATTTAAATGTTACAAGTAAAGCTGCATATAAAAAATCAGCAAGAATTGTTGGAGATGTTATAGGAAAGTATCACCCTCATGGAGATACTTCTGTTTATGATGCTCTTGTAAGAATGGCACAAAGCTTCTCAATGAGAGCTCCATTGGTTGATGGGCAAGGAAACTTTGGTTCTGTTGATGGTGATAATGCTGCTGCTATGAGATATACAGAAGCTAGAATGACAAGAATTACGGAAGAAGTTTTAAGAGATTTAGACAAAGATACAGTAAATTTTGTACCAAATTATGATGATACTATGAAAGAACCAGCAGTTCTTCCTACAAGAGTTCCAACTTTACTTTTAAATGGAAGTGAAGGGATTGCTGTTGGTATGGCTACAAAAATTCCACCACATAATCTGGGGGAACTTTTAGATGCAATTTTATATTTAATTGATAATCCAGAAGCAGTTGCTGGTGATTTAATGGAGTTTGTTCAAGGTCCAGATTTTCCAACTGGTGGAACAATATTTGGAAGAAGAGGAATAATCGATGCTTATAATACGGGTCGAGGGCGAGTAAGAATTAGAGCAAAACACCATATCGAAACAAGAGCTAAAAAAGAGATTATTGTAATTGATGAATTACCTTATCAAGTGAATAAAGCTAGACTTATAGAACTTATTGCAAATTTAGCAAAAGATAAGCAAATAGAAGGAATTTCTGAAGTTAGAGATGAGTCTGATAGAGAAGGAATTAGAGTTGTAATTGAACTGAAAAAAGAGGCAATGGCTGAAATAGTTTTAAATAATCTTTATAAATCAACTCCAATGGAGACAACTTTTGGGATTATTTTACTTGCAGTTTATAATAAGGAACCAAAGGTATTTAATCTTCCAGAAATTTTAAATATTTTCTTATCACATAGAAAAACTGTGATTATTAGAAGAACAATCTTTGATTTGGAAAAAGCAAAAGCAAGAGCACATATTTTAGAAGGTCTAAAAATTGCTGTTGATAATATTGATGAAGTTGTAAGAATTATAAGAGCAAGTTCAAATGATGCAGATGCAAAAGAGAAACTTGAGACTAGATTTGATTTAAGTGCTATTCAATCTCAAGCAATTTTAGATATGAGATTAGGAAGATTAACAGGACTTCAAAGAGATAAATTAGAAGCTGAATATCAAGAACTTATGATTTTAATAGCTGAACTAGAATCTATTTTAAGAAGTGAAGAGAAATTAAATCAAATTATTAAAGATGAATTAATAGAGATAAAAGAGAAATTTTCGAATCCAAGAAGAACAGAAATTGAAGATTCTTATGATGAAATTGATGTTGAAGATTTAATTCCAAATGAGCCAATGGTTGTAACAATTACTCATAATGGATATGTAAAAAGAGTTCCAATTAAAGCTTATGAAAAACAAAAAAGAGGTGGAAAAGGAAAAGTTGCAGTAACAACTCATGATGATGATTTTATAGAGAGATTCTTTGTGAGTAATACTCATGATACATTAATGTTTGTTACAAATATGGGACAACTATATTGGTTAAAAGTTTATAAAATTCCTGAAGGTAGTAGAATTGCAAAAGGGAAAGCAGTTGTAAACTTGATTAATTTAAGACCTGATGAAAAAATTATGGAAATAATTCCAACACCTGATTTTGATGAGAGTAAATCTTTAGTATTTTTTACAAGAAATGGAGTTATAAAAAGAACATCATTAAATGAATTTAGTAATATAAGAAGTAATGGAGTAAGAGCTATCGTTTTAGATGATGCTGATGAAATTGTGACAGCAAAAATTGCTGATATAGAAACTCAGTATATCATGATATTTACAAGTCTTGGTCAATGTATTAGATTTGAACTTGAAAAAACAAGAGATCAAGGAAGAAGTACAAGAGGTGTAAGAGGTATTAAATTTAAAATTGATACAGACTTTGTTGTTGATGCTGATGTTATTAGTTCTGAAGAACAAGAAATATTAACAGTTTCTGAAAAAGGTATTGGAAAACGAACAACAGTTGAAGAGTATAGACTTACAAATAGGGCCGGTTCAGGTGTTATTGCTATGAAACTATCTACTAAAACTGGAAATATAGTAGGTGAAGTTTTAGTTGATGATACTCAAGATTTAATGCTTTTAACTTCTATTGGAAAGATGATTAGAGTTGATATGCAAACAATTAGAAAAGCTGGAAGAAATACAAGTGGAGTAATAATTGTAAATGTTGATAAAGATGATAAAGTTGTATCTATTGCAAAATGTCCAAAAGAAGATGAAGAGATAGAACTTGATGAGAATGGAAATGTAATTAGATACAATGAAGATGGTGAGATAATTGAAAATGAAGAGAAAGATTCAAACCTTTTAAGTTTAATACAAAATAATGAAAACATAGAAAATAGTGAGGATGAATAA
- a CDS encoding aspartate-semialdehyde dehydrogenase codes for MRKFNVAVVGATGAVGEEVFRVMEELNFPVNKVIPLASARSAGSTIEFRNKDIVVLELTPTVFEEQEVEIAFFCAGGSVSDEFAKYAVEAGAVVIDNTSHFRMNPKVPLVVPEVNPEDIRLWRETGIIANPNCSTIQMVQSLKPLDELYGIKRVDVSTYQAVSGAGKKGMEELVQQMQDFFAFRLDESEIKAFAHQIVLNVIPQIDVAMDNGFTKEEMKMVNETQKIMHKNFEVAATCVRVPVLRSHSESLTVTFKEGVDVDVDEIRNALENFENVKVIDDLPNKKYPMPIISTDTDYTYVGRIRKDVYSPNIVHYFNVADQVRVGAATNAVRIGLKWIELESDM; via the coding sequence ATGAGAAAATTTAATGTTGCAGTAGTTGGTGCTACAGGAGCAGTTGGAGAAGAAGTTTTTAGAGTTATGGAAGAGCTCAATTTCCCAGTAAATAAAGTTATTCCACTTGCTAGTGCTAGAAGTGCTGGAAGTACAATAGAGTTTAGAAATAAAGATATTGTAGTTTTAGAATTAACTCCTACTGTTTTTGAAGAACAAGAGGTTGAAATAGCATTTTTTTGTGCTGGAGGAAGTGTTTCTGATGAGTTTGCAAAATATGCAGTTGAAGCAGGGGCAGTTGTAATTGATAACACAAGCCACTTTAGAATGAATCCAAAAGTACCATTAGTTGTTCCTGAAGTAAATCCAGAAGATATTAGACTTTGGAGAGAGACTGGAATTATTGCAAATCCAAATTGCTCAACAATTCAAATGGTACAAAGTTTAAAACCATTAGATGAACTTTATGGAATAAAAAGAGTTGATGTTTCAACATATCAAGCAGTTTCTGGTGCTGGAAAAAAAGGTATGGAAGAGTTAGTTCAACAGATGCAAGATTTTTTTGCATTTAGACTTGATGAAAGTGAAATAAAAGCATTTGCACACCAAATTGTTTTAAATGTAATTCCTCAAATAGATGTTGCGATGGATAACGGTTTTACAAAAGAAGAGATGAAAATGGTGAATGAAACTCAAAAAATTATGCATAAAAACTTTGAAGTTGCTGCAACTTGTGTAAGAGTTCCAGTTTTAAGAAGTCATAGTGAGTCTTTAACTGTAACATTTAAAGAAGGTGTAGATGTAGATGTAGATGAGATAAGAAATGCATTAGAAAATTTTGAAAATGTTAAAGTTATTGATGATTTACCAAATAAAAAATATCCAATGCCAATAATCTCAACTGATACAGATTATACTTATGTAGGAAGAATTAGAAAAGATGTTTATTCACCAAATATAGTTCATTACTTTAATGTGGCTGATCAAGTAAGAGTTGGTGCTGCTACAAATGCAGTTAGAATTGGTTTAAAATGGATTGAATTAGAAAGCGATATGTAA
- a CDS encoding YqhA family protein → MLEKIIENGLWKSRFIVILAVIFGFMGAVILFIVASIDVINVAKFVITTFLEGSHPEHFHEDIVAGIIGAVDLYLIAVVLLIFAFGIYELFISKIDAACSQEDCNSILNINSLDQLKDKIAKVIIMVLVVNYFQRVIHTNYQTPLELLYFALAIVALAVGLYFIGKVGKH, encoded by the coding sequence ATGCTTGAAAAAATTATAGAAAATGGTTTATGGAAAAGTAGATTTATTGTAATTCTTGCTGTAATTTTTGGCTTCATGGGAGCAGTAATTCTATTTATAGTTGCAAGCATTGATGTGATAAATGTTGCAAAATTTGTAATTACTACTTTTTTAGAAGGTTCTCATCCTGAACATTTTCATGAAGATATAGTTGCTGGAATTATTGGGGCTGTTGATTTATATCTTATTGCTGTTGTACTATTGATTTTTGCTTTTGGGATTTATGAACTATTTATATCTAAAATAGATGCTGCTTGTAGCCAAGAAGATTGTAACTCTATATTAAATATAAATTCATTAGATCAACTAAAAGATAAAATTGCAAAAGTTATTATTATGGTTTTAGTTGTAAATTATTTTCAAAGAGTAATTCATACAAATTATCAAACACCATTAGAATTATTGTATTTTGCATTAGCTATTGTGGCATTAGCCGTTGGACTTTACTTTATAGGTAAAGTAGGAAAACATTAA
- the hemE gene encoding uroporphyrinogen decarboxylase produces MSKIFVDACFRRPTPYTPVWMMRQAGRYLKEYMEVRKKAGNFLNLCHNPELAAEVTIQPLDIVGVDAAILFSDILVIPNEMGMHLDFLQGEGPVFKEPIKNEEDLDKLIGGEEAASKLTYVYETIKILKEQLPENKALIGFTGAPWTLATYMIEGQGTKTYSLCKKIMYSNPEFLHKILKKLTDVIKLYLEKQILAGADVVQIFDSWAAAIEPSRYDEFSWKYMVEIAEYLKEKYPHIPVIMFPKGVAAFIERGLVYGNFDVFGVDWGTPMALAKEKLGSKYVLQGNMEPCRLYSKEETTKCVEAIQSIMKGEGHIFNLGHGILPDVPVENAIHFVKECQRVSKK; encoded by the coding sequence ATGTCAAAAATTTTTGTAGATGCTTGTTTTAGAAGACCAACACCATATACACCAGTTTGGATGATGAGACAAGCAGGTAGATACTTAAAAGAATATATGGAAGTAAGGAAAAAAGCTGGTAATTTTTTAAATCTTTGCCATAATCCAGAACTTGCAGCTGAAGTTACTATTCAGCCACTTGATATAGTAGGAGTTGATGCTGCTATTTTGTTTAGTGATATTTTAGTTATTCCAAATGAAATGGGAATGCATTTAGATTTTCTACAAGGTGAAGGACCAGTATTTAAAGAGCCTATTAAAAATGAAGAAGATTTAGATAAGTTAATTGGTGGAGAAGAAGCTGCTTCTAAATTAACTTATGTTTATGAAACAATTAAAATTTTAAAAGAGCAACTTCCAGAAAATAAAGCTCTTATTGGATTTACTGGTGCTCCTTGGACATTAGCTACTTATATGATAGAAGGACAAGGAACAAAGACATATAGTTTATGTAAGAAAATTATGTACTCAAATCCTGAATTTTTACATAAAATATTGAAAAAATTAACAGATGTAATAAAACTTTATTTAGAAAAACAAATACTTGCTGGTGCTGATGTTGTTCAAATTTTTGATTCATGGGCTGCTGCAATTGAACCTAGTCGTTATGATGAATTTTCATGGAAATATATGGTTGAGATTGCTGAGTATTTAAAAGAAAAATATCCACATATTCCAGTTATTATGTTTCCAAAAGGAGTAGCAGCTTTTATTGAAAGAGGGCTTGTTTATGGAAACTTTGATGTATTTGGTGTAGATTGGGGAACTCCAATGGCACTAGCAAAAGAAAAACTTGGAAGTAAATATGTACTTCAAGGAAATATGGAACCTTGTAGATTATACTCAAAAGAGGAGACAACAAAATGTGTCGAAGCTATACAAAGTATAATGAAAGGTGAAGGACATATTTTTAATTTAGGACATGGTATTTTACCTGATGTTCCAGTTGAAAATGCAATACACTTTGTTAAAGAGTGTCAGAGAGTTAGTAAGAAATAG
- a CDS encoding ferredoxin-thioredoxin reductase catalytic domain-containing protein, translating into MIRKIDINSEEFQLEFELTRQFTDKVLEEYNLFYNPNNEVNESIQMGLARNKLIYGKRYCPCFMVIEESETEKNRLCPCEPALKVEIPNNGSCHCGIYCTKDKVQDLLSHIDTKEAIVTHSRGLTKDECEELLSQDEISSLELEALLEAREIGYVKFNLVDTREWMEWIGSRIKGVDYLIPTTSFYNSLELLNNQKDIPIIVYCHSGSRSAYCQRIMLNMGYKSVTNLDYGIMSFSGEIISGEE; encoded by the coding sequence ATGATAAGAAAAATTGATATAAATAGTGAAGAGTTTCAGCTTGAATTTGAGCTTACAAGGCAGTTCACAGATAAAGTTTTAGAAGAATATAACCTTTTTTACAATCCAAATAATGAAGTAAATGAATCAATTCAAATGGGATTGGCAAGAAATAAACTTATATATGGTAAAAGGTATTGTCCCTGTTTTATGGTAATTGAAGAGAGTGAAACTGAAAAAAATAGATTATGCCCTTGTGAACCAGCTTTAAAAGTAGAGATACCGAATAATGGTTCTTGCCATTGTGGGATTTACTGTACAAAAGATAAAGTTCAAGACTTACTTTCACATATTGATACAAAAGAGGCAATAGTAACTCATAGTAGAGGCTTAACAAAGGATGAGTGTGAGGAGTTGTTATCTCAAGATGAAATTAGTTCACTTGAACTTGAAGCACTTTTGGAAGCTAGAGAAATAGGTTATGTAAAATTTAATCTTGTTGATACAAGGGAGTGGATGGAGTGGATAGGTTCTAGAATTAAAGGAGTTGATTATTTAATTCCAACTACAAGTTTTTATAACTCTCTTGAACTTCTTAATAATCAAAAAGATATTCCAATAATTGTATATTGTCATAGTGGAAGTAGAAGTGCATATTGTCAAAGAATAATGCTAAATATGGGTTATAAAAGTGTTACAAATCTTGATTATGGAATTATGAGTTTTTCTGGAGAGATTATTAGTGGAGAAGAGTGA
- a CDS encoding P-loop NTPase family protein encodes MIIIPQTKGGVGKSTVAMQVIAPYLYKKHGKKITYIEIDDENNDSKSFTRTEIVDKRMLGTNKITDLDELILMDDNHEVIVDVGGNKTSSLVLDEIKKVGSFGNVKWIIPLGDGELDGKNAIATMKKIKKIEKNPEDNMIFALTRSISMDEDYYSEQFINFFGHKYLDSNSVICDFLKTPKYFPVQNDKIITMSRYLGSTVWEMAYNNTDFAKKAIEAKELGDIESARKYLFFRRIQTEAKDYVLNTLNRIFCDLDRWIDIKK; translated from the coding sequence ATGATTATAATTCCGCAAACAAAAGGTGGTGTTGGAAAATCTACTGTTGCTATGCAGGTTATTGCACCATATTTATATAAAAAACATGGCAAAAAAATTACATATATTGAAATAGATGATGAGAATAATGATTCAAAATCTTTTACAAGAACTGAAATTGTAGATAAAAGAATGCTGGGAACAAATAAAATAACAGATCTTGATGAGCTTATTTTAATGGATGACAATCATGAGGTTATTGTTGATGTTGGTGGAAATAAAACATCTTCACTAGTTCTTGATGAGATAAAAAAAGTTGGAAGCTTTGGAAATGTTAAGTGGATTATTCCTTTAGGTGATGGTGAACTTGATGGGAAAAATGCTATTGCAACTATGAAAAAGATAAAAAAAATAGAGAAAAATCCAGAGGATAATATGATTTTTGCACTAACAAGGTCTATTTCTATGGATGAAGATTATTATAGTGAACAGTTTATAAACTTTTTTGGTCATAAATATTTGGATTCAAATTCTGTTATTTGTGATTTCTTAAAAACTCCCAAATATTTCCCTGTTCAAAATGATAAAATAATAACAATGAGCAGATATTTAGGAAGTACAGTTTGGGAAATGGCTTATAATAATACTGATTTTGCAAAAAAAGCTATTGAAGCAAAAGAGTTAGGAGATATTGAATCTGCTAGAAAATATCTATTTTTTAGAAGAATTCAAACAGAGGCAAAGGATTATGTTTTAAATACTTTAAATAGAATTTTTTGTGATTTAGATAGATGGATTGATATCAAAAAATGA
- the ubiE gene encoding bifunctional demethylmenaquinone methyltransferase/2-methoxy-6-polyprenyl-1,4-benzoquinol methylase UbiE: MKKQEKIVSMFNDIAPTYDKANRVMSMGIDKSWRDKACSKTFELYGKKEIEKIVDVACGTGDMILFWKQNAKKKEIILRNIVGIDPSVGMMEVGKKKLPEVEFIEAFATSMPLENESADIISISYGIRNVVQREEAFVEFARVLKKGGLVVISEFTKNQKETPIDYLTDFYMNKILPVVGGVISKNKEAYRYLPDSIDEFLTTANLQKELKNAGLEPIYTKAFSMKISTLIIAKKI, from the coding sequence ATGAAAAAACAAGAAAAAATAGTATCAATGTTTAATGATATTGCCCCAACTTATGATAAAGCAAATAGAGTAATGTCTATGGGAATAGATAAAAGTTGGCGAGATAAAGCTTGTAGTAAAACTTTTGAACTATATGGTAAAAAAGAGATAGAAAAAATAGTTGATGTTGCTTGTGGAACTGGAGATATGATACTTTTTTGGAAACAAAATGCAAAGAAAAAAGAGATAATTTTAAGAAATATTGTAGGAATTGATCCTAGTGTTGGAATGATGGAAGTAGGAAAGAAAAAGCTTCCAGAAGTTGAATTTATTGAAGCTTTTGCAACTTCTATGCCTTTAGAAAATGAGAGTGCTGATATTATATCAATTTCATATGGTATTAGAAATGTTGTACAAAGAGAAGAGGCTTTTGTTGAGTTTGCAAGAGTGTTAAAAAAAGGTGGATTGGTTGTAATTAGTGAGTTTACAAAAAATCAAAAAGAGACACCAATAGATTATTTAACAGATTTTTATATGAATAAGATTTTACCAGTTGTTGGTGGAGTAATTTCTAAAAATAAAGAGGCCTATAGATACTTACCAGATAGTATTGATGAATTTTTGACAACTGCAAATTTGCAAAAAGAGCTTAAAAATGCTGGTTTAGAACCAATTTATACAAAGGCTTTTTCTATGAAAATTTCAACACTAATTATTGCAAAAAAGATATAG